A stretch of DNA from Pyramidobacter piscolens W5455:
GATGACGAGGAAGTGGAACGCAATCCAAAATCGCGCAGCGCGCGGCTTCGCGGCTTTCTCAAGAAAAACGTGCCGAACAAGGCGGAAGGGCGGATCGGACCATGGCGCAGGGTGTGAGATATTTGAGAAGAAATTCCGGGAAGTTTGGACAGGCGTTAGTGATGTTCTTCATCACTTCGATTATGTGTTTGGGGCTTCTGTCGATGCTGAGAAACGATTCTCAGCGGATGGACGAGGCGATCTCTGCGGTTCAAGGACAGCTGGAGACGTGTGAGAAAGAATGCCGCGATCTGGAGCGCGAAGCGGCGGCCATGATGTCGCCGCGCGCGATTCATGCCTATGCGGCCCATCAGCTCGGCATGACTCAGGTCCATCTGGCGGGCGCCGTCCGTCTGGATGTCGCAGGACGTTCCGGCGGCACGAGGGCTGCTTCTCTGATTGGTTCGGGAGTCGCGTTATCTCGTTAGTGAAATGAAAAGTTGCTTTTGACGGAAACCGGGTGACGAGGAAATGCCGGAATGGAGAACGGATGAGACGAAAAGAGAGCCGGGGCGCAGAAAAATCCAGTGGTGTCTCGTCTTTATCGTGATGGCCTGGTATCTGGGCGCGCTGGTGAAAGTCCATATATACCCGGACCGGCGGGCGGCCGAGCAGCTTGCCAAGCAGTACCAGCAGAGCGAACGCAAGGCGATGGACCGGGGCAGCATTTATGACGGCCGCGGCGAGCCGCTGGCTCTCTCCATTACGACGTACAGCGTGTTTCTCGATCCGGGGGTGGAGGGCTTTGAGCCTGGAAGTCTCGACAAGCTGACGCCTTATATCGGCAAGGCGAAAGTCCAGGCGCTGGACAAAAGATTAGACCGTCGCTTTTATTGGATCAAACGTTATCTTGAGCGCAGCGAAGCGGAAGAGATCGTAAAAAACTGCGGCAAAGGATTTTACATCAGAGAGGAACGCAAACGGATCTATCCGAAGGGGAATATGCTTTCCCACTTGCTGGGGTTCTGCGATCAGGACGGCTGGGGACTTGCCGGCATCGAACTGATGTGGAACGGCACGCTGGTGGTGCCGGAAAAAATGCACACGAGTTATCGCGGCGCGCCGGCGGCCGTGGACGTGACGCAGGAGTCGAAGCCCCGCAGCGGGAAGCAGGGGTTGTACCTGACCATCGATTCTGAGATCCAGTACGCAATAGAGCGTTTTCTTGGCGCTCAAGCCGCCGAGATCAAGGCTCCTTGGGCGGCGGGAATTTGTCTGGAAACGAGGACCGGCGCCGTCAAGGCCATGGCCAGCTATCCTGTTTTCGATTCGAACAACCGCTCCACTTTCAAGGATCCGAAAGCTTTGAACAACAACGCCGTGAATCGGGTCTACGAACCGGGCTCGACCTTCAAACCCATTATGGTCGCCATGGCGCTTGAACAGGGAAGAGTGAAACAAGGCGATTCATTCCGTTGTCCCGCGCATCTGAAGGTGGCCGACGGTTATATCAGCGATTCCCATCCGAGGGACAACGGCGTCATGAAGGTGGCGCAGATCATCGAAAAATCGTCGAACGTGGGCATGGCTCAGATCGGTATGAAAATGCCTCCTTTCAGTACGTATGAGGAAATGCGCTCTTGGGGAATCGGTTCCCGCACGGGCATCAAACTGAACGGTGAGGAAATGGGGCTGTTGCCGACAGCCGATAAATGGTACGGAATCACTCCCGCAAACGTCGCCATCGGGCAAGGGTTCGCGGTAACGCCGCTTCAGCTCGTCACGGCTTTCAACGCTATCGTCAACGACGGCGTGCTCCTCCGTCCTTATTTGGTGCGTTCGGCCGTCGACGGCGAAGGGCATCAGGTGTATCACTCCGAGCCGATGGAGGTGAACCGCGTCGTTTCGCCGCGAAATTCCAAATGGCTTCGCGGCGTCCTGCGCCAGGTCGTGGTCA
This window harbors:
- a CDS encoding peptidoglycan D,D-transpeptidase FtsI family protein, producing the protein MPEWRTDETKREPGRRKIQWCLVFIVMAWYLGALVKVHIYPDRRAAEQLAKQYQQSERKAMDRGSIYDGRGEPLALSITTYSVFLDPGVEGFEPGSLDKLTPYIGKAKVQALDKRLDRRFYWIKRYLERSEAEEIVKNCGKGFYIREERKRIYPKGNMLSHLLGFCDQDGWGLAGIELMWNGTLVVPEKMHTSYRGAPAAVDVTQESKPRSGKQGLYLTIDSEIQYAIERFLGAQAAEIKAPWAAGICLETRTGAVKAMASYPVFDSNNRSTFKDPKALNNNAVNRVYEPGSTFKPIMVAMALEQGRVKQGDSFRCPAHLKVADGYISDSHPRDNGVMKVAQIIEKSSNVGMAQIGMKMPPFSTYEEMRSWGIGSRTGIKLNGEEMGLLPTADKWYGITPANVAIGQGFAVTPLQLVTAFNAIVNDGVLLRPYLVRSAVDGEGHQVYHSEPMEVNRVVSPRNSKWLRGVLRQVVVSGTGKPADSELVHVAGKTGTAQVARNGKYVKGLYNSSMIGFWPANDPEYTMLIVFGDVTGSLYYGGPVAGSVFKKIVDEVERLKGVGVK